In Sphingobacterium thalpophilum, a genomic segment contains:
- a CDS encoding gamma-glutamyltransferase has product MKRRSPLLLMTLFGLLTTCTPMLSSAQRTQKPPLHGKHWMAITGKPLAATAGAQLFQQGGNAVDAACAMLAATCTMWDVLSWGGETQALIYHPKLKKVIAINALGVAPSGATVDFFRSKGYEFPPEYGPLAAVTPGTPGGLCYMLAHYGTKSLAEVLAPALEMAAGYPIDAQTATSIERGKERIKEWPYSKKVFLVHEGKSWEAPEAGEVFVQQDLHNTLSKLIEAEKKALAAGKDRKAAIMAAYDRFYTGDIADEFVRGSKEQGGLITKADLANWKPIEEEPLHVNYKGVDVYKLQEWTQGPAMLQSLQLLKNFDLKAMGYNSAPYIHTLYQVMNLAFADRDFYYGDPYGKPKTPIQGLLHESYAKARAATIDLKQNNPNVLPGDPYPYEGKQNPYLSLLEQRKKEFTPHTELKNDFVPKHDARSSSSLTELPKTALLASLTVDSAYVDRLLRGTTSVEAADEEGWVVSITPSGGWLPACIAGNTGVGMSQRLQSFVLDSLINPFNVVEPGKRPRVTLTPSMALKNGKPYLSFAVQGGDTQDQNLLQFFLNMVEFGMTPQQASEAANINSNQLWLSLGGTKTDDRKPRSGSLLLDKNTAPAIIEQLKKMGYSIQLGDRTSGPINAIYFDQQHHTLWGGSSNNGEDYGIGW; this is encoded by the coding sequence ATGAAAAGAAGATCCCCCTTGCTACTGATGACGCTGTTTGGATTGCTCACTACCTGTACGCCGATGCTGAGTTCCGCCCAGCGTACACAGAAACCACCTTTACATGGAAAACATTGGATGGCTATTACGGGCAAACCCTTGGCGGCAACAGCGGGTGCCCAGCTATTTCAACAAGGGGGAAATGCGGTGGACGCTGCTTGTGCAATGCTCGCAGCAACCTGTACGATGTGGGATGTACTGAGTTGGGGTGGAGAGACGCAGGCCTTAATTTATCATCCGAAACTAAAGAAGGTCATTGCGATAAATGCCTTGGGGGTAGCACCCAGTGGAGCGACAGTCGATTTTTTTAGATCAAAGGGCTACGAATTTCCGCCAGAATATGGTCCTCTTGCTGCTGTCACGCCAGGTACACCCGGCGGATTGTGCTATATGTTGGCTCATTATGGAACGAAAAGTTTAGCAGAAGTATTAGCTCCTGCTCTTGAAATGGCTGCAGGGTACCCGATTGACGCGCAAACTGCAACGAGTATTGAGCGAGGTAAAGAGCGCATTAAGGAATGGCCCTACAGTAAAAAGGTATTTTTAGTACATGAAGGTAAATCCTGGGAAGCTCCTGAGGCGGGAGAGGTTTTCGTGCAGCAGGATCTGCATAATACCCTGTCCAAATTGATAGAAGCGGAAAAGAAGGCTCTTGCAGCGGGTAAAGATCGGAAGGCTGCAATCATGGCTGCTTATGATCGGTTTTACACCGGCGATATTGCAGATGAATTTGTCCGTGGCAGTAAGGAGCAAGGAGGCTTAATCACGAAAGCAGACCTAGCCAATTGGAAACCTATTGAGGAGGAGCCATTGCATGTCAATTATAAGGGGGTTGACGTGTATAAATTACAAGAATGGACACAGGGACCGGCCATGCTGCAGAGTTTGCAGTTGTTGAAAAACTTCGATCTAAAGGCAATGGGTTATAATTCGGCTCCCTATATCCATACACTCTATCAAGTTATGAACTTGGCCTTTGCCGATCGGGATTTTTATTACGGTGATCCTTACGGTAAACCTAAGACACCTATTCAAGGTCTTTTACATGAGTCCTATGCCAAGGCGAGGGCCGCAACCATTGATCTTAAGCAAAATAACCCAAATGTACTTCCCGGAGACCCTTATCCCTACGAAGGTAAGCAGAATCCGTATCTTTCGTTACTGGAGCAGCGTAAGAAAGAGTTTACGCCACATACGGAGCTGAAAAATGATTTTGTTCCTAAACATGACGCACGCTCAAGTTCGTCGCTAACGGAATTGCCAAAAACAGCTCTTTTGGCATCTTTAACCGTGGATAGTGCTTATGTCGACCGTTTATTGCGGGGAACAACAAGCGTTGAAGCTGCGGATGAAGAAGGTTGGGTTGTTTCGATCACACCGAGTGGTGGTTGGCTCCCTGCCTGTATTGCCGGGAATACCGGGGTGGGCATGAGTCAGCGCTTACAGAGTTTTGTCTTAGATTCGTTGATTAACCCGTTCAATGTGGTCGAGCCGGGCAAAAGACCGCGTGTAACGCTTACGCCTTCGATGGCTTTGAAAAACGGAAAACCTTACCTTTCTTTTGCCGTGCAGGGCGGAGATACACAGGATCAAAACCTATTGCAGTTTTTCTTGAATATGGTCGAGTTTGGTATGACGCCACAACAAGCCAGCGAGGCGGCCAATATCAACAGTAACCAGCTTTGGCTATCGCTGGGGGGAACGAAGACCGACGATCGAAAGCCGCGCTCAGGTAGCCTTCTATTGGATAAAAATACAGCACCAGCAATTATTGAACAATTAAAGAAAATGGGGTATAGCATACAGCTCGGTGATCGTACCAGTGGACCTATAAATGCTATTTATTTCGACCAGCAGCACCATACACTTTGGGGTGGCAGCAGCAACAATGGGGAGGACTATGGCATCGGGTGGTAG
- a CDS encoding 2'-5' RNA ligase family protein — protein MVFVILPTDRKLIFVMEGSVNKYSFVFQPDEAGIVLVDGLKRRLRASLAELFPDKNKGWYPSCNSKAHVTICAFEADGSKLTMAIEALQETLVYERSQYVYFDHFSSFAGGAYYIAPTVHARSYLKDRARKVVQTLAEFDLIEISDEPHISIGRRLEPQQLEIAKEQLRSVDLSFMCKGVHVRQFKPDLGQYEIIDFIQFGNQSKENSGQLAFKF, from the coding sequence ATGGTATTTGTTATCTTACCTACTGATCGGAAACTGATTTTTGTTATGGAGGGTAGTGTCAATAAATATTCGTTTGTTTTTCAGCCTGATGAAGCTGGTATTGTCTTGGTAGATGGCTTAAAACGGCGACTACGTGCATCGTTAGCCGAACTGTTTCCCGACAAAAACAAAGGCTGGTATCCCAGTTGCAATTCCAAAGCCCATGTAACGATATGTGCTTTTGAAGCAGATGGGAGTAAACTGACAATGGCTATTGAGGCTTTGCAGGAGACTTTGGTCTATGAGCGGAGTCAGTATGTTTATTTTGATCATTTTTCATCATTCGCCGGTGGTGCGTACTATATTGCACCGACTGTACATGCCCGGAGTTATCTCAAGGACCGGGCGCGAAAGGTTGTTCAAACTTTAGCGGAGTTTGATTTGATCGAGATTAGCGACGAACCCCATATTTCGATTGGACGACGTCTGGAGCCACAACAGCTTGAAATTGCAAAAGAACAGTTGCGGTCTGTCGACCTGAGCTTTATGTGCAAGGGCGTTCATGTGCGGCAGTTTAAACCTGATTTAGGGCAGTACGAGATCATCGATTTCATCCAATTTGGCAACCAATCAAAGGAAAATTCTGGCCAGCTGGCATTTAAATTCTAA
- a CDS encoding Nramp family divalent metal transporter codes for MHYDESHHKSLSDIHESVDVNQGKSKFKKILSFFGPAYLISVGYMDPGNWATDLAGGSQFGYTLIWVLLMSNIMALVLQNLCARLGIVRGKDLAQCNRETYPKRMNFVLYVLAEIAIAACDLAEVLGMAIGLNLLFGIDLLWGVMISFADTFLLLYLQKLGMRKMELFIIGLIALIGMCFMVEMFLAKPDFAEVATGFIPSIPNSAALYIAIGIIGATVMPHNLYLHSALVQTRKIDRNEVSIRKSLKYNFWDSAIALNLAFLVNAAILILAASVFHKNGMHDVAELEDAYHLLGNLLGTEWASKLFAVALILAGQSSTVTGTLAGQIVMEGYLRLRISPTLRRIITRLLAIIPAVLVILISGEGRVGQLLIFSQVILSMQLAFAVIPLIHFVSDKVKMGIFAIKPLTKIVAWLIAAIIAVLNFKLVYDEVVGWIGEADNIVVTVLLVMGAVGLFALLMMTVLYPILLKSKPTELEVHPPFEALHFEHKGSFKKVVIALDFSNSDQKVIQYALQLSHDDTTFVVVHIVESASVKYTGDSTDDYESRQDLERLKLYADFLLSQGHQTEYELGYNNRIKSIAEVCEKYGADLLVVGSHGHSGVKDFVFGETVNKLRHAVKVPVFIAQ; via the coding sequence ATGCATTACGACGAATCTCATCATAAATCCCTATCTGATATCCATGAAAGTGTAGATGTCAATCAAGGGAAATCCAAATTTAAGAAGATACTTAGTTTCTTTGGTCCGGCTTATCTCATTAGTGTGGGGTATATGGATCCAGGTAACTGGGCTACCGATCTTGCTGGAGGAAGCCAATTTGGCTATACCCTGATTTGGGTGCTGTTGATGAGTAATATCATGGCGCTAGTACTACAGAATCTATGTGCCCGTTTAGGTATTGTACGCGGTAAAGACCTTGCGCAGTGTAACAGGGAAACCTATCCTAAACGGATGAATTTTGTGCTCTATGTACTTGCTGAAATTGCAATTGCAGCCTGCGACCTGGCGGAGGTTTTGGGTATGGCCATCGGTCTTAACCTCCTTTTCGGCATTGATCTGCTCTGGGGGGTAATGATCAGTTTTGCAGATACTTTCTTATTGCTCTATCTTCAGAAGCTAGGGATGCGGAAAATGGAACTTTTTATCATTGGCCTGATTGCGCTTATCGGCATGTGTTTCATGGTAGAAATGTTTTTGGCGAAACCGGATTTTGCCGAGGTGGCCACTGGATTTATACCCAGTATCCCGAATAGTGCCGCACTATATATTGCCATAGGCATTATAGGCGCGACCGTCATGCCGCATAATCTATATTTGCACTCGGCTCTTGTACAGACACGGAAGATTGACCGGAATGAGGTTTCTATTCGAAAATCGCTCAAGTATAACTTTTGGGATAGTGCCATTGCCTTGAACCTGGCCTTTTTGGTAAATGCCGCGATATTGATTCTTGCAGCCTCTGTTTTTCACAAAAACGGTATGCATGACGTAGCCGAACTTGAAGATGCTTACCACCTACTGGGCAATCTTCTTGGAACGGAATGGGCCTCAAAATTATTTGCTGTTGCCTTGATTCTTGCCGGACAGAGCTCAACGGTGACGGGAACCCTAGCTGGTCAGATTGTGATGGAGGGATACCTTCGATTGCGGATCAGTCCGACTTTGCGAAGGATTATAACCCGGCTTTTGGCGATTATCCCGGCTGTATTGGTGATTCTTATTTCGGGCGAAGGTCGCGTTGGACAGCTGCTGATCTTTAGTCAGGTGATCTTGAGTATGCAGCTCGCTTTTGCCGTCATTCCGTTGATCCATTTTGTGAGCGATAAAGTCAAGATGGGTATTTTTGCCATTAAACCGCTAACAAAAATTGTGGCCTGGCTGATCGCGGCCATTATCGCTGTTCTGAATTTTAAATTGGTCTACGACGAAGTGGTCGGCTGGATTGGTGAAGCTGATAATATTGTGGTAACGGTATTATTGGTGATGGGCGCTGTGGGTTTGTTTGCCTTATTGATGATGACCGTATTATACCCCATTTTACTCAAATCGAAACCAACGGAGCTGGAGGTTCACCCACCATTTGAGGCATTGCATTTTGAACATAAGGGCTCTTTTAAGAAAGTTGTGATTGCGTTGGATTTCTCAAATTCAGATCAGAAAGTAATCCAATATGCTTTACAGTTGTCGCATGACGACACGACCTTTGTCGTTGTACATATTGTTGAGAGTGCATCGGTGAAATATACCGGGGATTCGACGGATGATTATGAATCGCGTCAGGATTTGGAACGGCTGAAATTGTATGCTGATTTTTTATTGTCGCAAGGACATCAAACTGAATATGAACTTGGATACAATAACCGGATCAAGAGTATTGCAGAAGTATGTGAAAAATACGGCGCCGATCTATTGGTCGTTGGAAGCCATGGGCACAGCGGTGTGAAGGATTTTGTTTTTGGTGAGACAGTTAACAAGCTACGGCATGCGGTGAAAGTCCCTGTTTTTATCGCCCAATAG
- a CDS encoding class II glutamine amidotransferase: MSDAIKHECGIALIRLLKPLSYYQEKYGTPFYGINKLYLLMEKQHNRGQDGAGIATIKFDVKPGNRYISRYRAMGSTAVADIFEYVQKKFASVQKAFPEESKDTQWLKDNVSFTGEVLLGHLRYGTHGKNSIESCHPFLRQNNWMSRNLVVAGNFNMTNVDELLQQLYELGQHPKEKADTVTVLEKIGHFLDDENQDLFDQFKKEGHSNIEISSLIAKNIDVTKILKRSAKTWDGGYTIAGIFGHGDAFVMRDPAGIRPAFYYQDEEILVVASERPVIQTAFNIPIGAVKEIKPGHALIAKKDGTVSQEMFRQPVEQRSCSFERIYFSRGSDADIYQERKELGRLLVPQVLESVKNNIKNTVFSFIPNTAEVSYYGLMDGINTYVRDFQKDTLLNRSEKISDEELDEILSIKPRFEKLNVKDAKLRTFITQDADRTDMVQHVYDTTYGIVKDHEDTIVAIDDSIVRGTTLKQSILTILDRLNPKKIVIVSSAPQIRYPDCYGIDMSRMGEFVAFEAAINLLKQRGMAHIIDEVYQKCVVSMTQDVNDIDNYVKAIYAPFTDEEISEEIARIVRPHHLKAELEVVYQTLDNLHKACPDHKGDWYFSGDYPTPGGNKVVNKAYMNWIEGKNVRAYFSN; this comes from the coding sequence ATGAGCGACGCTATTAAACACGAGTGCGGAATCGCACTAATTCGCCTGTTAAAACCCTTATCTTATTATCAGGAAAAATATGGTACGCCATTTTATGGCATCAACAAATTGTACCTATTAATGGAAAAACAGCATAACCGTGGACAAGACGGGGCTGGAATTGCAACCATTAAATTTGATGTTAAACCTGGAAATCGTTACATTTCGCGTTACAGAGCAATGGGCTCAACTGCTGTGGCAGACATATTCGAATATGTACAGAAAAAATTTGCTTCTGTTCAGAAAGCATTTCCAGAAGAGTCAAAAGATACGCAATGGTTAAAAGATAACGTAAGTTTTACGGGAGAAGTACTTTTAGGACATTTGCGCTATGGAACGCATGGAAAGAACAGTATCGAAAGCTGTCACCCATTTTTAAGACAAAACAATTGGATGTCTCGTAATTTGGTGGTAGCGGGTAACTTCAACATGACCAATGTGGATGAATTGTTGCAACAATTATATGAGTTGGGACAACATCCAAAGGAAAAAGCAGATACCGTAACCGTTTTGGAAAAAATTGGCCATTTCTTAGATGATGAGAACCAGGATCTTTTCGATCAATTCAAAAAAGAAGGTCATTCTAATATTGAGATCAGCTCGCTGATTGCTAAAAATATTGATGTTACCAAAATATTGAAGCGTTCGGCCAAAACTTGGGATGGCGGTTACACCATCGCAGGTATCTTTGGTCACGGTGATGCTTTTGTTATGCGCGACCCAGCTGGTATCCGTCCGGCGTTTTATTATCAGGATGAGGAAATCCTGGTTGTAGCATCGGAAAGACCGGTCATCCAAACTGCATTCAATATTCCTATTGGTGCTGTGAAGGAAATTAAACCAGGCCATGCCCTGATCGCTAAAAAAGATGGTACAGTATCCCAAGAGATGTTTAGACAGCCCGTAGAACAACGTTCTTGTTCTTTCGAGCGTATTTACTTCTCACGTGGATCAGATGCTGATATCTATCAAGAACGTAAAGAATTGGGTAGATTACTGGTACCTCAGGTATTGGAATCTGTCAAAAATAACATCAAAAATACCGTATTCTCGTTTATTCCAAATACAGCTGAAGTATCTTACTATGGCTTAATGGATGGAATCAATACCTATGTTCGGGATTTTCAAAAAGATACTTTATTGAATCGTTCAGAAAAAATTTCTGATGAAGAATTGGATGAGATCTTGAGTATTAAACCTCGTTTTGAAAAACTTAACGTGAAGGACGCTAAACTGCGCACCTTCATTACGCAGGATGCGGACCGTACAGATATGGTACAGCACGTATACGATACAACGTACGGTATTGTAAAGGATCACGAAGATACGATCGTTGCCATTGATGACTCGATTGTTCGGGGAACAACATTGAAACAAAGTATTTTAACGATCCTAGATCGTTTGAATCCGAAAAAAATCGTGATTGTTTCATCTGCGCCTCAGATCCGTTACCCAGATTGTTATGGTATCGATATGTCACGTATGGGTGAGTTTGTCGCTTTCGAAGCCGCAATTAATCTCCTAAAACAACGTGGTATGGCACATATTATCGATGAAGTTTATCAAAAATGTGTGGTATCAATGACCCAAGATGTCAATGATATCGATAATTATGTCAAAGCCATTTATGCGCCTTTTACTGATGAAGAGATTTCGGAAGAAATCGCTCGTATTGTAAGACCTCACCACCTGAAAGCAGAGCTTGAAGTAGTTTATCAAACTTTGGATAATTTACACAAAGCTTGTCCAGATCATAAAGGTGATTGGTATTTCTCCGGCGATTACCCAACCCCTGGAGGAAACAAAGTTGTCAATAAAGCATATATGAACTGGATTGAAGGAAAGAATGTAAGAGCATATTTCAGCAACTAA
- the dctA gene encoding C4-dicarboxylate transporter DctA translates to MKHIFKSLYFQVIVGILVGIICGIYYPDFAVKLKPLGDAFIKLIKMVIAPLIFSSIVIGIAGMQDTKKVGKIGLTSIIYFEIMTTIALIIGLVFVNWIQPGTGMNADPASLDVSSVSHYISESKEPHGFMDFIIGIIPGNVIAAVASDNMLQVLVFAVLFGIGMTKIGQKASEPVLHVLQSFLKVLFSIIKMIMYLAPIGAMGAMGFTIGKFGIQALSKLGMLMLSFYLTCIIFVIIVIGAVLYFYLKVNVFKFLKYIKEEILIVLGTSSSESALPGIMQKMEDAGCAKPVVGLVIPTGYSFNLDGTSIYLTMAAVFISQALNMHLSLEQEITLLLVLLLTSKGAAGVTGSGFVTLAATLPVVGHVPIESVALIFGVDRFMSEARAITNLIGNSAATLVISKYEDSLDEELLHEKLSSKR, encoded by the coding sequence ATGAAGCATATTTTTAAGAGCCTCTATTTTCAAGTCATCGTAGGTATACTTGTGGGGATCATCTGTGGTATCTATTACCCCGATTTTGCTGTTAAGCTAAAACCATTAGGAGATGCTTTTATTAAACTGATCAAGATGGTTATTGCGCCATTGATTTTTAGCTCCATTGTGATCGGTATAGCAGGAATGCAGGATACGAAAAAAGTAGGAAAAATCGGTTTAACCTCCATTATCTATTTCGAGATCATGACAACAATTGCCCTGATTATTGGTTTGGTCTTTGTTAATTGGATACAACCGGGTACGGGAATGAACGCCGATCCCGCTAGTCTTGATGTATCTTCGGTATCCCATTATATTTCAGAATCCAAAGAGCCACATGGTTTTATGGATTTTATCATCGGGATCATTCCAGGTAATGTGATTGCTGCGGTGGCGTCGGACAACATGTTGCAGGTACTCGTTTTTGCGGTGCTATTTGGGATCGGTATGACAAAAATAGGGCAGAAAGCATCTGAGCCTGTGCTCCATGTATTGCAATCTTTTCTGAAGGTTCTCTTCTCCATTATCAAAATGATCATGTATTTGGCTCCAATCGGGGCAATGGGAGCAATGGGTTTTACGATCGGTAAGTTTGGAATCCAGGCCTTATCTAAACTCGGTATGCTGATGTTGAGCTTCTACCTGACCTGTATTATCTTCGTGATCATTGTGATTGGGGCGGTATTGTATTTTTATCTCAAGGTGAACGTTTTTAAGTTTTTAAAATATATCAAAGAAGAGATTTTAATCGTTTTGGGGACCTCCTCTTCTGAGTCGGCTTTGCCGGGCATTATGCAGAAGATGGAAGATGCGGGCTGTGCCAAGCCTGTTGTGGGCTTAGTTATCCCCACGGGTTATTCTTTCAATCTCGATGGGACAAGTATCTATTTGACGATGGCAGCGGTCTTTATTTCGCAGGCCCTCAATATGCATCTCAGCCTGGAGCAGGAGATTACCTTGTTGCTGGTATTGCTATTGACCTCCAAAGGGGCTGCGGGCGTAACAGGAAGTGGTTTCGTTACCCTTGCTGCGACCTTGCCTGTGGTTGGCCATGTACCGATAGAATCTGTCGCTTTGATCTTTGGTGTGGATCGTTTTATGAGTGAAGCAAGGGCGATAACCAATTTGATCGGAAATTCAGCGGCAACGCTGGTGATTTCAAAATATGAAGATAGTTTGGACGAGGAGCTCCTACATGAAAAGTTAAGTTCTAAACGATGA
- a CDS encoding IS3 family transposase, whose protein sequence is MFGNQFKLFKNSLEGSVSEIEDYISYYNNQRIKLNLNGMSPTEYRAHYYKSN, encoded by the coding sequence TTGTTTGGAAATCAGTTCAAACTGTTTAAGAATAGCTTAGAAGGTTCTGTGAGCGAAATAGAAGATTATATCTCCTATTACAATAATCAACGGATAAAACTAAATTTAAATGGAATGAGCCCGACAGAATATCGAGCTCATTATTACAAATCTAATTAA
- the lon gene encoding endopeptidase La yields the protein MSKFETFDFSQAIPIVAEDTEFFPLLTQEDEDNMANAEIPEALSILPLRNTVLFPGVVIPITVGRDKSIKLVKEAYKGSKTIGVVSQKDMTVEDPGFEELNKVGTVAHIIKVLQMPDGNTTVIIQGKQRFNLLEIVETEPYLKARVEKFNEAKPKMTKHFKATISTLKEMALQIIQLSPNLPSEAGIAIKNIESPSFLINFISSNINVEMVRKQELLQIPKVENRAKLLLELLTTEIQMLELKHQIQNKVRVDLDKQQRDYFLNQQLKTIQEELGGNTPDLELEELKKRGKKKKWNVDVEKHFTKELEKLSRINPAAADYSVQLNYLELLLDLPWNETTKDNFDLNKAQKVLDKDHYGLEKVKKRIIEYLAVLKLKNDMKAPILCLVGPPGVGKTSLGRSIAKALGRKYTRMALGGVRDEAEIRGHRKTYIGAMPGRIIQSLKKAGAANPVFILDEIDKMSADFKGDPSSALLEVLDPEQNTHFYDHYVEMEFDLSKVMFIATANSLSAIQPALLDRMEIIEVNGYTIEEKIEIAKKHLLPKQREMHGMASKDVSLKAKIIEQIIEDYTRESGVRGLEKKIGSVVRGIATRIVMEKDYSPSINEQDLLDILGAPIFDKDIYENNNVAGVVTGLAWTSVGGDILFIESSLSPGKGRLSLTGNLGDVMKESASIALAYLKAHASDFGINYRVFDHWDIHIHIPAGAIPKDGPSAGITMLTALTSLFTQRKVKEKLAMTGEITLRGKVLPVGGIKEKILAAKRANIKDIILCKSNEKDILEIKEDYIKDMQFHYVTEMSQVIKLALLEEKVTGAIDLTQDLENTKKEN from the coding sequence ATGAGCAAATTCGAAACTTTTGATTTCAGTCAAGCAATTCCAATCGTTGCAGAGGATACCGAATTCTTCCCTTTACTTACACAAGAGGATGAAGATAATATGGCGAATGCTGAAATTCCAGAAGCATTGTCTATTTTGCCTTTACGTAATACCGTATTATTTCCCGGTGTTGTCATTCCGATTACCGTAGGTCGAGATAAATCCATCAAATTAGTCAAAGAAGCTTATAAAGGCAGCAAAACTATTGGTGTTGTTTCTCAGAAGGATATGACTGTAGAGGACCCAGGATTTGAAGAACTAAATAAAGTGGGCACTGTAGCTCATATCATTAAAGTACTCCAAATGCCTGATGGTAATACCACCGTCATTATCCAGGGAAAACAACGGTTCAACTTGTTGGAAATTGTCGAAACCGAACCTTATTTAAAGGCGCGTGTGGAGAAATTCAACGAAGCGAAACCGAAGATGACCAAGCACTTTAAAGCGACAATTTCTACTTTAAAAGAAATGGCGCTGCAGATCATCCAACTTTCGCCAAACTTACCTAGTGAAGCTGGTATAGCCATCAAAAATATTGAAAGTCCCTCGTTTCTGATCAACTTTATTTCGTCGAATATCAATGTCGAAATGGTCAGAAAACAGGAACTACTTCAAATACCTAAAGTAGAGAATCGTGCCAAACTTTTATTGGAGCTCCTGACAACAGAAATCCAGATGCTGGAACTAAAGCACCAGATCCAGAATAAAGTACGTGTCGACCTTGACAAGCAACAACGTGATTATTTCTTGAACCAACAGCTCAAAACAATCCAGGAAGAGCTGGGTGGAAACACGCCCGATCTTGAGCTGGAAGAGCTTAAAAAACGGGGTAAGAAAAAGAAATGGAATGTTGATGTAGAAAAACATTTCACAAAAGAACTCGAAAAGCTATCGCGTATCAATCCTGCGGCTGCAGATTATTCGGTACAGCTCAATTACCTTGAGCTACTACTTGATCTACCCTGGAATGAAACAACAAAAGACAATTTTGATTTAAACAAAGCACAAAAAGTGCTCGATAAAGATCATTATGGGCTTGAGAAAGTAAAAAAACGTATCATTGAATACCTTGCGGTATTGAAATTAAAAAATGATATGAAAGCACCTATTCTTTGTTTAGTAGGCCCTCCTGGAGTCGGTAAAACCTCTTTGGGAAGATCTATTGCCAAAGCATTGGGGCGTAAATATACCCGTATGGCCTTGGGTGGTGTACGCGATGAAGCAGAAATCAGAGGACACCGCAAAACCTATATCGGCGCAATGCCGGGCCGTATCATCCAGTCCCTGAAAAAAGCAGGAGCAGCAAATCCGGTTTTTATTTTGGACGAAATCGATAAAATGAGCGCGGACTTCAAAGGAGATCCTTCGTCGGCCTTATTGGAAGTATTGGATCCGGAACAAAATACACATTTCTATGATCATTATGTCGAAATGGAGTTTGACCTTTCCAAAGTAATGTTTATTGCGACCGCCAATTCCTTGAGTGCTATTCAACCTGCGTTATTGGATCGGATGGAAATTATCGAAGTGAATGGTTATACCATCGAGGAGAAAATCGAAATCGCGAAAAAGCACCTTTTGCCAAAACAACGCGAAATGCATGGAATGGCATCCAAAGATGTCTCTTTAAAAGCGAAGATCATCGAACAGATTATCGAAGATTACACACGCGAATCTGGTGTGCGTGGATTAGAAAAAAAGATCGGCTCTGTGGTACGTGGTATTGCAACACGCATTGTCATGGAAAAGGATTACAGTCCGAGTATTAACGAACAAGATCTGCTCGATATCCTAGGCGCTCCAATATTTGATAAGGACATCTACGAAAATAACAATGTTGCTGGTGTCGTAACGGGCTTGGCCTGGACTTCCGTAGGTGGCGATATCTTATTTATAGAATCTTCGCTGAGCCCTGGGAAAGGACGTTTGAGCCTGACAGGTAATTTGGGTGATGTCATGAAAGAATCTGCGTCGATTGCACTAGCCTACCTGAAAGCCCACGCTTCGGATTTCGGCATTAACTATCGCGTTTTTGACCATTGGGATATCCATATTCACATTCCTGCGGGTGCCATTCCAAAAGATGGCCCTTCAGCAGGTATAACAATGCTTACCGCGCTGACATCGCTATTTACCCAACGTAAAGTGAAGGAAAAATTAGCCATGACAGGTGAAATTACCTTACGTGGAAAAGTATTGCCTGTTGGCGGTATTAAGGAGAAAATTCTTGCTGCAAAACGCGCGAACATCAAAGATATTATCCTGTGTAAATCCAATGAAAAAGATATCCTGGAGATCAAGGAAGATTATATCAAAGATATGCAGTTCCACTATGTGACTGAAATGTCGCAGGTGATCAAACTCGCGTTATTGGAAGAAAAAGTAACTGGCGCCATCGATCTGACACAAGATTTAGAAAATACCAAAAAAGAGAATTAA